From the genome of Helicobacter pylori, one region includes:
- a CDS encoding NAD(P)H-dependent glycerol-3-phosphate dehydrogenase, translated as MEIAVFGGGAWGRALAFAFGEKNEVKIISRRDLNEPLKKLNDALISKGSAPIEQVDLKRGLKAALYVIAISVQHLREWFQNASLAKNAKVLIASKGIEVLNRAFVSEIAKDFIDSNSLCFLAGPSFAAEIIQGLPCALVIHSDNQALALEFSNKTPSFIRAYAQQDIIGGEIAGAYKNVIAIAGGVCDGLKLGNSAKASLLSRGLVEMQRFGAFFGGKTETFLGLSGAGDLFLTANSILSRNYRVGLGLAQNKPLEVVLEELGEVAEGVKTTNAIVEIARKYGIYTPIASELALLLKGKSVLESMNDLIRRA; from the coding sequence ATGGAAATTGCAGTATTTGGTGGCGGGGCGTGGGGGAGGGCTTTAGCCTTTGCTTTTGGAGAAAAGAATGAAGTCAAAATCATTTCAAGGCGCGATTTAAACGAGCCGTTAAAAAAGCTCAATGACGCTTTGATTTCTAAAGGTTCTGCCCCCATAGAGCAAGTGGATTTAAAAAGAGGCTTAAAAGCAGCACTCTATGTCATCGCTATTAGCGTGCAGCATCTGAGGGAATGGTTTCAAAACGCTTCTTTAGCTAAAAACGCTAAGGTTTTGATCGCTTCTAAAGGGATAGAGGTTTTAAACAGGGCGTTTGTGAGCGAGATCGCAAAGGATTTTATCGATTCTAATTCTTTGTGTTTTTTAGCGGGCCCGAGTTTTGCGGCTGAAATCATTCAAGGCCTGCCTTGCGCGTTAGTCATTCATTCTGATAATCAGGCTTTAGCGCTAGAATTTTCCAATAAAACCCCCTCTTTTATCAGAGCCTACGCCCAACAAGACATCATAGGGGGTGAAATCGCTGGCGCGTATAAAAATGTGATAGCCATTGCTGGGGGGGTTTGCGATGGTTTGAAATTGGGCAATAGCGCTAAAGCGAGTCTATTGTCTAGAGGTTTGGTGGAAATGCAACGCTTTGGAGCGTTCTTTGGGGGCAAGACAGAGACTTTTTTAGGGCTTTCTGGGGCCGGGGATTTGTTTTTAACCGCTAATTCTATTTTATCTAGGAATTATCGTGTGGGTTTGGGGTTAGCCCAAAACAAGCCTTTAGAGGTGGTTTTAGAAGAATTAGGCGAAGTGGCTGAAGGGGTGAAAACGACCAACGCCATTGTGGAAATCGCTAGAAAATACGGCATTTATACGCCCATTGCGAGCGAATTAGCCTTGCTTTTAAAGGGTAAGAGTGTGCTAGAGAGCATGAACGATTTGATCAGACGCGCTTAA
- the waaA gene encoding lipid IV(A) 3-deoxy-D-manno-octulosonic acid transferase → MFKFFYLLFLTLGHLLCVPFIFFWSFKEKYRHSLKARFFLKDNFLKSEPIFWFHACSYGEVKSLEPIIQALKEPILISVTTNTGFELAAQTYQYSQHIEVRYLPFETLLFAWKKNLKRLKTLVVTEAELWFNVFDTAQKLGAKTMLINARISVRSYPKYQRFSFFYALLFKRIDLVLAQSQDDKKRLLDLGAKKVVDFLNIKRFSKPVTTSFYPKNPSALNIVLASTHEGEEELGLKAFLELKKTFQNARLFVVPRHPERFKSVQNLLQDVLKTTPFSWECFSSKGFVECDILLVDSLGELNNFYPIADIVILGGSFVKMGGHNPLEPAFFNTRLITGEYIFNQVALFETIKPYKIVQKEDLLDALLDYKNLGVVRFLENGHDLNELLAFIKH, encoded by the coding sequence TTGTTTAAGTTTTTCTACCTTTTATTTTTAACTTTGGGGCATCTTCTTTGTGTGCCTTTCATCTTTTTTTGGAGTTTTAAGGAAAAATACCGCCATTCTTTAAAAGCTCGTTTTTTTCTCAAAGACAATTTTTTAAAAAGCGAGCCGATTTTTTGGTTTCATGCATGCTCTTATGGGGAGGTCAAATCCTTAGAGCCCATCATTCAAGCTTTAAAAGAGCCGATTTTAATTAGCGTTACCACTAATACCGGTTTTGAATTAGCTGCTCAAACTTATCAGTATTCTCAACACATAGAAGTGCGTTACTTGCCTTTTGAAACCCTATTATTTGCATGGAAAAAAAACTTAAAACGCTTAAAAACTTTGGTGGTTACAGAAGCGGAATTGTGGTTTAATGTGTTTGATACGGCTCAAAAATTAGGGGCAAAAACCATGCTCATTAACGCTAGGATCAGCGTTCGTTCTTACCCAAAGTATCAGCGTTTTTCTTTTTTTTATGCGCTTTTATTCAAACGCATTGATTTGGTTTTAGCACAAAGCCAGGATGATAAAAAGCGCTTGTTGGATCTAGGGGCTAAAAAAGTGGTGGATTTTTTGAATATCAAGCGTTTTTCAAAGCCTGTAACCACTTCGTTTTACCCTAAAAACCCGAGCGCTTTAAACATTGTTTTAGCCAGCACGCATGAGGGCGAAGAGGAATTAGGGTTAAAAGCGTTTTTAGAATTGAAAAAGACTTTTCAAAACGCAAGACTTTTTGTCGTGCCGCGCCACCCTGAGCGTTTTAAAAGCGTGCAGAATTTATTGCAAGATGTTTTAAAAACGACCCCTTTTAGTTGGGAGTGTTTTTCTTCAAAAGGTTTTGTGGAATGCGATATTTTGTTAGTGGATAGCTTGGGGGAATTGAATAACTTCTATCCAATCGCAGATATTGTCATTTTAGGGGGTTCGTTTGTCAAAATGGGGGGGCATAACCCTTTAGAGCCGGCGTTTTTTAATACGCGCTTGATCACAGGGGAGTATATTTTCAACCAAGTAGCGTTGTTTGAAACAATCAAGCCTTATAAAATCGTTCAAAAAGAGGATTTGTTAGACGCTCTTTTAGATTATAAAAATTTAGGCGTGGTGCGTTTTTTAGAAAACGGGCATGATTTAAACGAATTGCTCGCATTCATTAAACATTAA
- the glyQ gene encoding glycine--tRNA ligase subunit alpha: MQDFSSLLLKLQEYWKNQGCLVIQPYDIPAGAGTFHPATLLRSLDKKPWNVAYVAPSRRPTDGRYGENPNRLGSYYQFQVVIKPSPSNIQELYLKSLEVLGINLNEHDIRFVEDNWESPTLGAWGLGWEVWLDGMEVTQFTYFQQVGGIPCSPIPVEITYGLERLAMYVQKVENILEIEWAKKNHDSVNYAQVHLESEYEFSKYHFEIASVKRLLEMFKNAQAEALHCLENKLPLPAYDFVMLCSHFFNILDARKAISVAERQNYILQIRDLAKGCAVLYKEQEEEREERLKNALTKA; encoded by the coding sequence ATGCAAGATTTTTCAAGTTTATTATTAAAATTACAAGAGTATTGGAAGAATCAAGGCTGTTTGGTGATCCAGCCTTATGATATTCCTGCAGGAGCCGGGACATTCCACCCGGCCACGCTTTTAAGGAGTTTGGATAAAAAGCCGTGGAATGTGGCGTATGTCGCGCCCTCTAGAAGGCCTACTGACGGGCGCTATGGGGAAAACCCTAACCGCTTGGGGAGTTATTACCAATTCCAAGTAGTCATCAAGCCAAGCCCTTCTAATATCCAGGAACTCTATTTAAAAAGCTTAGAAGTGTTAGGGATAAACCTTAATGAGCATGATATACGATTTGTAGAAGACAATTGGGAGAGTCCGACTTTAGGGGCATGGGGGCTTGGCTGGGAAGTGTGGCTTGATGGCATGGAGGTTACGCAATTCACTTATTTCCAGCAAGTGGGGGGCATTCCTTGTAGCCCTATCCCCGTAGAAATCACTTACGGCTTAGAAAGATTGGCGATGTATGTCCAAAAAGTGGAAAATATCCTAGAGATTGAATGGGCTAAAAAAAATCATGACAGCGTGAATTACGCGCAAGTGCATTTAGAAAGCGAATACGAATTTAGCAAGTATCATTTTGAAATAGCGAGCGTGAAAAGGCTATTAGAAATGTTTAAAAACGCACAAGCTGAAGCCTTGCATTGCTTGGAAAACAAGCTCCCGCTACCGGCTTATGATTTTGTGATGCTATGCTCGCATTTTTTCAATATTTTAGACGCCAGAAAAGCGATTTCGGTGGCTGAAAGGCAAAACTATATTTTACAAATCAGGGATTTGGCAAAAGGGTGTGCCGTTCTTTATAAAGAGCAAGAAGAAGAGAGGGAAGAGCGCTTAAAAAACGCTTTAACAAAGGCTTAA
- a CDS encoding DUF3240 family protein, with translation MLALEIYIDICLKDALIDYLFEKGFDDFFYVECYKYAASSLLLSQKEQVSGRKDYAKFKLFLSDEIALSLAQALKNQFASKEMKLFYSQTHGL, from the coding sequence ATGCTAGCTTTAGAAATTTATATTGATATTTGCTTGAAAGACGCTTTAATAGATTATTTATTTGAAAAAGGCTTTGATGATTTTTTTTATGTGGAATGCTATAAATACGCCGCTTCTTCGCTGCTCTTAAGCCAAAAAGAGCAGGTGAGCGGGCGTAAAGACTACGCTAAATTCAAGCTTTTTTTAAGCGATGAAATCGCTTTATCTCTAGCCCAAGCTTTAAAAAACCAGTTCGCTTCTAAAGAAATGAAATTGTTTTATTCTCAAACGCATGGGTTGTAA
- a CDS encoding zinc ribbon domain-containing protein, with product MNTHLKQLIEISHLDKEIDSLEPLIREKRKDLDKALNDKEAKNKAILNLEEEKLALKLQVSKNEQTLQDTNAKIASIQKKMSEIKSERELRSLNIEEDIAKERSNQANREIENLQNEIKHKSEKQENLKKEMLELEKLAQELEILVENEVKNIKETQQIIFKKKEDLVEKTEPKIYSFYERIRIWAKNTSIVTIKKQACGGCFIRLNNKIYTEVLTSGDMITCPYCGRILYAEGVHENSTQPPKKSQEESQESV from the coding sequence ATGAATACCCATCTCAAACAATTGATTGAAATTTCGCATTTGGATAAAGAAATTGACTCCTTAGAGCCATTGATCAGAGAAAAACGAAAAGACTTGGATAAAGCCTTGAATGATAAAGAAGCGAAAAATAAAGCGATTTTGAATTTAGAAGAAGAAAAATTAGCCCTAAAATTACAGGTTTCTAAAAACGAGCAAACTTTACAAGACACGAACGCTAAAATCGCTAGCATCCAAAAGAAAATGAGCGAGATCAAATCCGAAAGGGAATTGCGCTCTTTAAACATTGAAGAAGATATTGCTAAAGAGCGCTCCAACCAAGCCAACAGAGAAATTGAAAATCTGCAAAATGAAATCAAGCACAAAAGCGAAAAGCAAGAGAACTTAAAAAAAGAAATGCTAGAGCTTGAAAAATTAGCACAAGAATTAGAAATTTTAGTGGAAAACGAAGTCAAAAACATCAAAGAAACCCAACAAATCATCTTTAAAAAGAAAGAAGATCTCGTAGAAAAAACCGAGCCTAAAATCTATAGCTTTTATGAAAGGATTAGAATATGGGCGAAAAACACGAGCATTGTAACGATCAAAAAACAGGCTTGTGGGGGTTGTTTTATCAGATTGAATAATAAGATTTATACCGAAGTGCTAACGAGTGGGGACATGATCACTTGCCCGTATTGCGGGCGTATTTTATACGCTGAGGGCGTGCATGAAAACAGCACTCAACCTCCAAAAAAAAGCCAAGAAGAAAGCCAAGAATCAGTTTGA
- a CDS encoding dynamin family protein, whose product MSINFFNNQFSRTEKNAEPLNAEPEGLKERYNLIARILNAKIENEGLEEYQSVLDNEFLEFASGVDSFKEKEIALLMLQEIKKELQVVASHPILFQKSMVAIGGGFSAGKSTFLNNLLGLKKIKLPEDVNPTTAIPTYCFKDKKEALMGLSQNNGMVELPHLTFDHSFLNFLGFNLKEIMPLMLLSTPSVPFKHLCFIDTPGYNPSKQGYTGGDEQASKEYLKHAKHILWLINCESGCVPKDDLNYLQELYEEGKEVFIVLSRADMHAKRQLEEIAATIKGILKDNGIEFLGISAYSATRYQVIKEFNKKSRIFDSLEKFLKDLDKRSEKQNEILSALYNVHWAYERAIQQDANRFKRYQSSLHSLKLDLMQKGFDDFNDDAFNQIESLKKEFSEQERSKRENLERLNEVIGLFKESIDKVFDRVSAFSFEKYKEEYDDENDDEEDDEENYREFEEIKKMVLYFRDLNLFCLDWYKMSQEEIQERREWIDYLNELLQLDYSSENLSRLKDFKETNNKVYQESLNNENLQNDLREWRRSKR is encoded by the coding sequence ATGAGTATTAATTTTTTTAATAACCAATTTAGCAGGACTGAAAAGAATGCAGAGCCTTTAAATGCAGAGCCAGAGGGCTTAAAAGAGCGTTATAATTTGATCGCTCGTATTTTAAACGCCAAAATTGAAAATGAAGGGCTAGAGGAATACCAGAGCGTCTTAGATAACGAGTTTTTAGAGTTCGCTAGCGGCGTGGATTCGTTCAAAGAAAAGGAAATAGCATTACTGATGCTCCAAGAAATTAAAAAAGAATTGCAAGTAGTGGCGAGCCACCCTATTTTGTTTCAAAAAAGCATGGTTGCTATAGGGGGAGGGTTTAGCGCGGGCAAATCCACTTTTTTAAACAACTTGTTGGGTTTGAAGAAAATAAAACTCCCTGAAGATGTGAATCCCACTACAGCGATCCCCACTTATTGCTTCAAGGATAAAAAAGAAGCTTTGATGGGGCTTTCTCAAAATAATGGCATGGTGGAATTACCCCATCTCACTTTTGACCATAGTTTTTTAAACTTCCTTGGCTTTAACCTTAAAGAGATCATGCCTTTGATGCTTTTAAGCACCCCTAGCGTGCCTTTCAAACACTTGTGCTTCATAGACACGCCTGGTTATAACCCTTCTAAACAAGGCTATACGGGTGGGGACGAACAAGCCTCTAAAGAATACCTAAAACACGCCAAACACATTTTATGGCTCATTAATTGCGAGAGTGGGTGTGTTCCAAAAGATGATTTAAACTATTTGCAAGAATTATACGAAGAAGGCAAGGAGGTTTTTATCGTATTGAGTAGGGCTGATATGCACGCAAAAAGGCAATTAGAAGAAATCGCTGCCACAATTAAAGGGATTTTAAAAGATAATGGCATTGAGTTTTTAGGGATTAGTGCTTATAGCGCTACAAGGTATCAAGTAATTAAAGAGTTCAACAAAAAAAGCCGCATTTTTGACTCGCTTGAGAAATTTTTAAAGGATTTGGATAAAAGGAGCGAGAAACAAAACGAAATTTTAAGCGCTTTATATAATGTGCATTGGGCGTATGAAAGGGCTATCCAACAAGACGCTAACAGATTCAAACGCTACCAAAGCTCTTTGCATTCTCTCAAATTGGATTTAATGCAAAAGGGTTTTGATGATTTTAATGATGACGCTTTTAATCAAATTGAATCGCTCAAAAAAGAATTTTCTGAGCAAGAGCGATCCAAAAGAGAGAATTTAGAGCGGTTAAACGAAGTGATAGGCTTGTTTAAAGAAAGCATTGATAAGGTTTTTGATCGTGTGAGCGCTTTTAGTTTTGAAAAATACAAAGAAGAATATGACGATGAAAACGACGACGAAGAGGACGATGAAGAAAACTACAGAGAGTTTGAAGAAATCAAAAAAATGGTGCTGTATTTCAGGGATCTCAATTTGTTTTGCTTGGATTGGTATAAAATGAGCCAAGAAGAAATCCAAGAAAGAAGAGAATGGATAGATTATTTGAATGAACTGCTCCAGCTAGACTATTCTTCAGAAAATTTGTCAAGACTTAAAGATTTCAAAGAAACAAATAACAAAGTTTATCAAGAGTCCTTAAACAATGAGAATCTCCAAAACGATTTGCGAGAGTGGAGGCGATCAAAAAGATAG
- a CDS encoding RluA family pseudouridine synthase, producing the protein MEKAYKILSVQENISHKKAKALIDLGLVSVGGKKLMVARKELPKNTRFSVQKVEKPSVIFEDENILALFKPPFIESYDLASFFKDWVLLHRLDKETSGVVLLVKENSEFHLKAKKAFKNREVKKEYLALTQGIIEEEQEINAPILTIKTTKAFSKISKKGQEAVTIITPLKIINKKTLLKVGIKTGRTHQIRVHLKHINHPIIGDTLYNSDPGSAKRLMLHAHKIALLGYEFEAIAPREFEI; encoded by the coding sequence ATGGAAAAAGCTTATAAAATATTGAGCGTTCAAGAAAACATTTCGCATAAAAAAGCCAAAGCTTTGATCGATTTGGGGTTAGTGAGTGTAGGGGGGAAGAAATTGATGGTCGCCAGAAAAGAATTACCCAAAAACACGCGTTTTAGCGTCCAAAAGGTTGAAAAACCCAGCGTGATTTTTGAAGATGAAAACATTCTAGCCCTTTTTAAACCCCCCTTTATAGAGAGCTATGATTTAGCTTCTTTTTTCAAAGACTGGGTGCTGTTGCACCGCTTGGATAAAGAAACGAGCGGGGTGGTTTTATTGGTGAAAGAAAATTCAGAATTCCACTTAAAAGCTAAAAAGGCTTTTAAAAATAGGGAGGTTAAAAAGGAGTATTTAGCGCTAACTCAAGGCATTATAGAAGAGGAGCAAGAAATTAATGCCCCCATTCTTACGATTAAAACCACTAAAGCTTTCAGTAAAATCTCTAAAAAAGGGCAAGAAGCGGTTACGATAATCACACCCTTAAAAATCATCAACAAAAAAACCCTTTTAAAAGTGGGAATCAAAACCGGAAGAACCCACCAAATCAGAGTCCATTTAAAGCATATCAACCACCCCATTATAGGCGATACGCTTTATAATAGTGATCCAGGTTCAGCCAAACGCTTGATGCTCCATGCACACAAAATCGCGCTGCTAGGGTATGAATTTGAAGCGATCGCTCCTAGAGAATTTGAAATTTAA
- a CDS encoding Nif3-like dinuclear metal center hexameric protein, translated as MALVKEVLEVLECLSPFELQESWDNSGLNVGSENHEFSQIIACLEITLKIALNAPKNALIITHHPLIFKPLKTLNDEAYPGNILKILIQKNISVISMHTNFDKTHLNKHFASTLLGFDGLTEKGLMLVKENANIEFDALVKKIKSSLGVGSLACVKSSQTIKDLAFVCGSGASMFYSLKAQSCLITGDVKYHDAMIAQSLNISLIDATHYYSERGFALIMAEILHSYNYLVTIENFKNPLQII; from the coding sequence ATGGCGTTAGTTAAGGAAGTGTTGGAAGTTTTAGAGTGCCTTTCGCCTTTTGAACTCCAAGAATCATGGGATAATAGCGGGTTGAATGTGGGGAGTGAAAACCATGAGTTTAGCCAGATTATCGCATGTTTAGAAATCACGCTTAAAATCGCTCTAAACGCTCCCAAAAACGCTCTAATCATCACGCACCACCCTTTAATTTTTAAACCCTTAAAAACGCTTAATGATGAAGCTTATCCGGGTAATATTTTAAAAATCTTAATCCAAAAAAACATTTCAGTCATTAGCATGCACACGAATTTTGACAAAACGCATTTAAACAAGCATTTCGCTAGCACGCTTTTAGGGTTTGATGGTTTGACAGAAAAAGGCCTTATGTTAGTGAAAGAAAACGCTAATATAGAGTTTGATGCGTTGGTGAAAAAAATCAAATCTTCTTTAGGGGTGGGATCATTAGCGTGTGTCAAAAGTTCTCAAACTATTAAAGATTTAGCGTTTGTGTGCGGATCGGGAGCGTCCATGTTCTATTCTTTAAAAGCGCAAAGCTGTTTAATTACAGGCGATGTGAAATACCATGACGCTATGATCGCTCAATCTTTAAATATCAGCTTGATTGACGCCACGCATTATTATAGCGAAAGGGGTTTTGCGCTGATTATGGCTGAAATTTTGCATTCTTACAATTATTTGGTTACAATAGAGAATTTTAAAAACCCCTTGCAAATCATTTAA
- the lgt gene encoding prolipoprotein diacylglyceryl transferase: MNAWNAIYDQFNPIAFSLGSIEVHWYGLAYACAIVIAFYMALRMIQKDPKRFPIERKEFESYFLWAELGIVLGARIGYILIYEPNSSYYLTHFWQIFNPFDRNGNFVGIRGMSYHGGLVGFLIASYLYSRKDLKKLLIYLDLIAISLPLGYVFGRIGNFLNQELVGRVVPKDSHLGQIIGIMVDNELRYPSQLIEAFLEGVIVFLMVVWAKKHTKTHGLLIVVYGLGYSLMRFIAEFYREPDSQLGVYFLNLSMGQILSLLMVIVSLGILLYATKNSKKIKENQ, translated from the coding sequence ATGAACGCTTGGAATGCAATTTATGATCAATTTAACCCCATCGCTTTTAGTCTTGGCAGCATTGAAGTGCATTGGTATGGTTTGGCGTATGCGTGCGCGATTGTTATCGCTTTTTATATGGCGTTAAGAATGATCCAAAAAGACCCCAAGCGATTCCCCATTGAAAGGAAGGAATTTGAGAGTTATTTTCTATGGGCGGAGCTTGGCATTGTGCTAGGGGCAAGGATAGGATACATTCTTATTTATGAGCCTAATTCCAGCTATTATTTGACGCATTTTTGGCAAATCTTTAACCCTTTTGATAGAAATGGGAATTTTGTAGGCATTCGTGGGATGAGTTATCATGGGGGGTTGGTGGGGTTTCTGATCGCTTCGTATCTTTATAGTCGTAAGGATTTGAAAAAGCTTTTGATTTATTTGGATTTGATTGCGATTAGCTTGCCTTTAGGGTATGTTTTTGGGAGGATTGGGAATTTTTTAAATCAGGAGCTTGTGGGGAGGGTTGTCCCCAAAGACAGCCATTTAGGGCAAATCATAGGCATTATGGTGGATAACGAATTGCGTTATCCCAGCCAATTGATTGAAGCGTTTTTAGAAGGGGTTATCGTGTTTTTAATGGTGGTGTGGGCTAAAAAACACACCAAAACGCATGGGTTGCTTATTGTGGTTTATGGCTTGGGGTATTCCTTGATGCGCTTTATTGCGGAGTTTTACAGAGAGCCAGACAGCCAATTAGGGGTTTATTTTTTAAATTTGAGCATGGGGCAAATTTTAAGCTTGCTTATGGTAATTGTTTCATTAGGGATTTTATTGTATGCTACGAAAAATTCTAAAAAAATAAAGGAAAACCAATGA
- a CDS encoding nicotinamide-nucleotide amidohydrolase family protein, giving the protein MKFKFLNMDNESGFILIEKELKRLNILTQVKEDCIELKGDNIQQARVYLKTLFNSNIVELDDHKKSANALIERLKSLDLKIAVAESCSGGLLSHAFTSISGASAVFMGGIVCYNEEVKCELLKVNATTLKVFGVYSEECVKEMLLGVFLNFRADLALAISGVAGPNGGSKANPVGTIYIGVQKSGSQALIDRCFFEGNRESIQNKSVEHALNMLARIL; this is encoded by the coding sequence ATGAAATTTAAATTTTTGAATATGGATAATGAAAGCGGTTTTATTTTGATTGAAAAAGAATTGAAACGACTAAACATTCTCACTCAAGTCAAAGAAGATTGCATTGAGTTAAAAGGCGATAATATCCAACAAGCGAGAGTTTATCTTAAAACGCTTTTTAACTCCAATATTGTGGAATTAGACGATCATAAAAAAAGCGCAAACGCTTTAATAGAGCGCTTGAAATCTTTAGATTTAAAAATTGCGGTGGCTGAAAGCTGCTCTGGGGGGTTATTATCGCATGCATTCACTTCCATTAGTGGGGCTTCAGCGGTTTTTATGGGGGGTATTGTGTGTTACAATGAAGAGGTTAAGTGCGAATTATTGAAAGTCAATGCCACGACTTTAAAAGTCTTTGGGGTTTATAGCGAAGAATGCGTGAAAGAAATGCTATTAGGCGTGTTTTTAAATTTTAGAGCGGATTTAGCGCTTGCGATCAGTGGGGTGGCTGGCCCTAATGGGGGGAGCAAGGCTAATCCTGTAGGCACGATTTATATTGGCGTGCAAAAATCAGGATCTCAAGCTTTAATCGATCGCTGTTTTTTTGAAGGGAACAGAGAAAGCATTCAAAATAAAAGCGTAGAGCATGCCCTAAACATGCTCGCTAGAATCTTATAA